The nucleotide window GGTTAGGAGGAGAAATGAGAGAAGATTATGATATTGAGAAACTAAATTCTTATAAAAATAAAAGTTTTTCTCAAGATAATTTATTTCACACTCTTTTAGGACTTTTTGAAGTTGGAACAGAAGTTTATAAAAAAGATATGGATATTTTAAATGATTCAAGAAAACCTGAATAAACAAATTTTCATAACAGCTATTTTATTAATAGCTGTACTTTGTTTATTTCAATTTACAAATCTTGATATTTATGTACAATCATTTTTTTATGATTTTAATACAAAAGATTGGTTTATAGATAAAAATGAACCTATATTAAGATTCTTTTTATATGATGGATTAAAAAAAGTAATTATTCTTTTTAATGTTCTAATATTAATTGCTTTACTGTTTTTTAGAAAAAAACAAATAGTTCAAAAGTATAAAAAGGGTTTATTAATAGTTTTACTTTCATCTATTTTTATTCCAAGTATTATTGGAAGTTTGAAAGCCTTTACAAATACTCCTTGTCCTTGTAATATTGTAAAATTTGGTGGAACATATCCAGAAAAAAAAGTTTTTGATTCTTATCCAGAAGGTTTTGTACAAA belongs to Arcobacter defluvii and includes:
- a CDS encoding phosphatase PAP2 family protein, whose product is MIQENLNKQIFITAILLIAVLCLFQFTNLDIYVQSFFYDFNTKDWFIDKNEPILRFFLYDGLKKVIILFNVLILIALLFFRKKQIVQKYKKGLLIVLLSSIFIPSIIGSLKAFTNTPCPCNIVKFGGTYPEKKVFDSYPEGFVQKSKVKCWPAGHASGGFALMSLFFLFKKPRNQKIALTSVLILAWSMGNYKMLLGDHFLSHTIITMLLAWLIILIIVKFISFKQQRRTFEKPTKI